GTCATCTGTCTGGAACTCCGGTGACGGGGCCTAACGCGGGTGTGACCATCCGGTTCGACCGGCCGCGCGATTCCCACCTTTGTTCGCCTTTGCAGAGCCGACGCGGCACCGTATCAGGAGCCGCGACCCTGCCGCCGACCCTCTGAAGCGTCGAAACTCGGAGCCGCCGCGACGATGCGGGACCCCAACGCGATCGACTTCTGGCGCGGCTTCGCCCTGATCACGATCTTCATCAACCATATCCCGGGCAACACCTTCGAGCGCTACACCTTCTCGCAGTACGGCATCTCGGACGCGGCCGAGCTGTTCGTGTTCCTGGCGGGGTGGTCGATCGGCATCGCCACGCGCGGACGCGACGGGCGCCCAGAGCCGCCCGGCCGCAGCGTGGTGCGGCTCCTGGCCCGCACGGTCGAGGTCTACCGGGCCCAGCTCACCGTGATGCTGCTGGCGCTGGCGCTCATCGCGGGCGCGGCGCTGCTGCTCGACAACCCCCTGATCCTCGAATGGCACAATGCCGGCGGCTTCTTCGCGGACCCGATCCAGTCCGTGTGCGGCATGGCGCTGCTGACCTACCAGCTCGGCTACTTCAACATCCTGCCGCTCTACGTGCTGCTGATCGGCGTCGCGCCGCTCTTCGTGCTGGTCGGGCGCTTCAGCCTGCTCGCGGCCCTGGGCCTGTCGGGGAGCATCTACCTCGCGAGCCTCGTGTTCGAGTGGAACGTGCCGTCCTGGCCGGGGGAGGGGGACTGGTTCTTCGACCCGCTCTGCTGGCAGG
The sequence above is drawn from the Methylobacterium mesophilicum SR1.6/6 genome and encodes:
- a CDS encoding OpgC family protein codes for the protein MRDPNAIDFWRGFALITIFINHIPGNTFERYTFSQYGISDAAELFVFLAGWSIGIATRGRDGRPEPPGRSVVRLLARTVEVYRAQLTVMLLALALIAGAALLLDNPLILEWHNAGGFFADPIQSVCGMALLTYQLGYFNILPLYVLLIGVAPLFVLVGRFSLLAALGLSGSIYLASLVFEWNVPSWPGEGDWFFDPLCWQVLLVLGFVLQGWNLRSDALRRWSRRLFPAGIAIVVLGIVLAVTEIRPDPMVVPEPRLLFTFEKTYLTPARLLHFLGVLLAFAPVYALLAPRIGRIVGYLSQLGRNSLAVFSMGSILSLIGQLVRFQTGGGLLIDMLVAGSGLVGLGFTAWFVEWRTRSRSSRPRT